A stretch of Arthrobacter sunyaminii DNA encodes these proteins:
- a CDS encoding META domain-containing protein codes for MRRRPAAPLRSAAMLGAVLVAARLSSCADSAGTPSSSVEGSWGNTEDSGMPSLVFESGGRVNGTDGCNALMGRWDQKGSAVELKDMTSTLVGCIGVDTWLSDAATAEVDGESLALFNNDGDPIGTLQR; via the coding sequence ATGCGACGCCGCCCTGCAGCGCCGCTTCGGTCCGCAGCCATGCTGGGGGCTGTGCTGGTGGCAGCCAGACTGTCGTCCTGCGCGGACTCTGCCGGAACACCTTCCTCCTCCGTTGAAGGCAGCTGGGGCAACACCGAGGATTCGGGCATGCCGTCCCTGGTGTTCGAATCCGGCGGCCGGGTGAACGGCACCGACGGCTGCAACGCCCTGATGGGCCGCTGGGACCAAAAAGGTTCCGCGGTGGAACTGAAAGACATGACCTCCACCTTGGTGGGCTGCATCGGCGTCGACACCTGGCTGTCCGATGCGGCCACCGCCGAGGTTGACGGCGAAAGTCTCGCACTGTTCAACAACGACGGCGACCCCATCGGCACGCTTCAGCGCTAA
- a CDS encoding alcohol dehydrogenase catalytic domain-containing protein, with translation MKIRGAVLEEIGRTPNYADSRPLTICDLELDEPAGDEIRVRIECAGICHSDLSVVNGDRVRPVPMLLGHEAAGIVESVGDSVTELVPGDRVVMTFLPRCGECRGCRSNGLLPCTEGTASNTKGTLLSGQVRLHRGGEDVLHHLGVSGFATHAVVDKRSVVKVGADVPPEVAALLGCAVLTGGGAVLNLAKPKPGDTLMVVGLGGVGMAALLTARALGAEVIGIDANEEKLGQAQALGAAEAYTPAAAAELGITASTVVEAAGNARAFETAVALTEPGGTTITVGLPAPTALAQISPLTLVAEARTIIGSYLGSAVPSRDVPIFADLWRQGRLPVEKLVSARIPLEGINAAMDDLAEGRALRQIIHFDGE, from the coding sequence CCACTGACCATCTGTGACCTGGAACTGGATGAGCCCGCCGGCGATGAGATCCGGGTCCGGATCGAATGCGCCGGGATCTGCCATTCGGATTTGTCCGTGGTCAACGGCGACAGGGTGCGCCCGGTGCCCATGCTTCTGGGCCATGAGGCCGCCGGCATTGTGGAAAGTGTCGGAGACTCCGTGACGGAGCTCGTCCCCGGTGACCGCGTTGTCATGACGTTCCTTCCCCGGTGCGGGGAATGCCGCGGGTGCCGGTCCAACGGGCTGCTTCCCTGCACTGAGGGAACCGCCTCCAACACCAAGGGAACCCTGCTGTCGGGACAGGTCCGGCTGCACCGCGGCGGCGAAGACGTGCTGCATCATCTGGGCGTTTCCGGCTTCGCCACCCACGCCGTCGTGGACAAGCGGTCGGTGGTGAAGGTGGGCGCCGATGTGCCGCCGGAGGTCGCCGCCTTGCTGGGCTGCGCCGTCCTCACCGGAGGCGGGGCCGTGCTCAACCTGGCCAAGCCAAAGCCGGGGGACACCCTGATGGTGGTGGGCCTGGGCGGTGTGGGAATGGCTGCCCTGCTCACGGCACGCGCCCTCGGCGCCGAGGTCATTGGGATCGACGCGAATGAGGAAAAGCTGGGGCAGGCCCAGGCTCTGGGCGCTGCGGAGGCCTACACGCCGGCGGCCGCTGCTGAGCTTGGCATCACGGCGTCCACCGTGGTGGAAGCTGCCGGCAATGCCCGGGCCTTTGAGACCGCTGTGGCGCTGACCGAGCCCGGCGGCACCACCATTACCGTGGGACTGCCGGCTCCGACGGCCCTGGCGCAGATTTCACCGCTCACCCTGGTGGCTGAGGCCCGGACCATTATCGGCAGTTATCTGGGATCAGCCGTTCCTTCCCGTGATGTGCCCATCTTTGCCGACCTCTGGCGCCAGGGACGGCTGCCGGTGGAGAAGCTGGTGTCGGCCCGGATTCCGCTGGAGGGCATCAACGCTGCCATGGACGATCTCGCCGAAGGCCGGGCCCTGCGCCAGATCATCCATTTCGACGGGGAATGA
- the corA gene encoding magnesium/cobalt transporter CorA — translation MTLIDNGVYVDGKRQHTPDSLDETFELTRTSGGMAWIGLYRPDDIELLAVAEEFGLNLLTVEDALAGHQRAKLEHYDTTLFTVLRPARYLDDVERVEFGELHLFVGPNFVVTVRHAESPDLGRVRKRLEQEPDLLALGPHAVLYAVLDQVVDEYAPVAAGLENDIDEIEDQLFGGDVEVSRRIYELSREVIQFQRAIAPLEGMVGTLRSNTGEFGIPDQLQDNLGDVLDHVLRLIDRVNAYRALLENALNLSSTLASNRLAETSIAQNEQVKRISSWAAILFAPTLIGAIYGMNFDNMPELSWEWGYPLALGAMVVMAAALYLTFKRNKWL, via the coding sequence ATGACACTGATCGACAACGGGGTGTATGTGGACGGAAAGCGCCAGCACACACCGGACAGTCTGGATGAAACGTTCGAGCTGACCCGCACTTCCGGCGGCATGGCCTGGATCGGTTTGTACCGCCCCGACGACATTGAGCTGTTGGCCGTCGCCGAGGAATTCGGATTGAACCTGCTGACCGTGGAGGACGCGCTTGCGGGCCACCAGCGGGCCAAGCTCGAGCACTATGACACCACGCTGTTTACGGTCCTGCGGCCGGCCCGGTACCTGGACGACGTCGAACGCGTCGAGTTCGGCGAGCTGCACCTGTTTGTGGGCCCCAACTTTGTAGTGACGGTGCGGCACGCCGAATCCCCTGACCTGGGCCGTGTCAGGAAGCGGCTGGAACAGGAACCGGACCTGCTGGCCCTCGGTCCGCATGCCGTGCTCTACGCAGTCCTGGACCAGGTGGTGGATGAATACGCACCGGTGGCGGCCGGGCTGGAGAACGACATCGATGAGATCGAGGACCAGCTCTTCGGCGGCGATGTTGAAGTATCCCGGCGCATCTATGAGCTCTCCCGCGAAGTCATCCAGTTCCAGCGTGCCATTGCACCGCTCGAAGGCATGGTGGGAACCCTGCGGAGCAACACCGGAGAGTTCGGAATTCCGGATCAGCTGCAGGACAACCTGGGCGACGTCCTGGACCACGTCCTGCGTCTGATCGACCGGGTCAACGCCTACCGTGCCCTGCTGGAGAATGCCCTGAACCTCTCCTCCACCCTGGCGTCGAACCGTCTGGCGGAAACCTCGATTGCGCAGAACGAGCAGGTCAAACGCATCTCCTCCTGGGCTGCCATCCTGTTTGCTCCCACCCTGATTGGGGCCATCTACGGCATGAACTTCGATAACATGCCCGAACTGTCCTGGGAGTGGGGGTACCCCTTGGCCCTGGGCGCCATGGTTGTCATGGCGGCAGCTCTGTATCTGACCTTTAAGAGGAACAAATGGCTGTGA
- a CDS encoding heavy metal translocating P-type ATPase, whose amino-acid sequence MRVLRAIRRYPVVAATIVVGVVVFALLGTDLNTPAAWIASIFALLVAAVTSARMIRDILRGRWGLDILAVVAILSTVAVGEYIASLIIVLMLSGGEALEDYAAGRARGELDALLARAPQAAHRLPPNSQTPQDIPAGAVVPGDVLLIKPAELVPVDGVLLSPEGSFDESSLTGEPLPVTITEGQTVMSGSVNGSQAALIRATAATEDSQYQRIVALVREAAESKAPVVRLADRFAVPFTVFSLLLAGIAWWVSGEPVRFAEVLVLATPCPLLIAAPVAFMGGMSRAAKDGIIVKGGATLQQLAGARSIAFDKTGTLTYGKPELTTIQPASSFAADDVLRLAASAEQYSSHVLAAAVQSAAQERGLQLSPATTASEVATNGVRAVVDGHTVLVGKRRFVAAEAPDTGDGGETKAGAGQLRVYVAVDGRFAGTLLLSDTPRRNAKTTLEQLARLGLEPPVMLTGDGRASAESAAAALGIQQVHAELLPEDKVRLVAAMPSRPVIMVGDGVNDAPVLAAADVGIAMGARGSTAAGESADAVIVADDISKVADAVVIGRRTMRIALGSIWLGISLSVGLMLAAAFGFIPAVAGALIQELVDLAAILNALRAVGGGSATARPLGRIDGAAEASRRGAGNGSELNSA is encoded by the coding sequence ATGAGAGTTCTTCGTGCAATCCGGAGGTACCCGGTGGTGGCGGCAACCATCGTCGTCGGCGTGGTGGTTTTTGCGCTGCTGGGCACCGATCTCAATACTCCCGCCGCATGGATCGCCTCAATTTTCGCCCTGCTGGTCGCCGCTGTAACCAGCGCCCGCATGATCCGTGACATCCTCCGCGGTCGCTGGGGGCTGGATATCCTGGCCGTGGTGGCCATCCTGTCCACCGTGGCGGTGGGCGAGTACATTGCCTCCCTGATCATTGTGCTGATGCTCTCCGGCGGCGAGGCGTTGGAAGACTACGCCGCCGGGCGGGCACGCGGGGAGCTGGATGCCCTTCTCGCCCGGGCACCGCAGGCGGCACACCGGCTGCCGCCGAATTCCCAAACGCCTCAGGACATCCCGGCGGGTGCGGTGGTCCCGGGCGATGTGCTGCTGATTAAACCGGCTGAACTGGTCCCGGTGGACGGCGTCCTGCTCAGCCCGGAAGGCAGTTTTGATGAATCCTCGCTGACCGGCGAACCCCTGCCGGTGACCATCACCGAAGGACAAACAGTGATGAGCGGCTCGGTCAACGGATCGCAGGCTGCGCTGATCCGGGCCACCGCGGCCACGGAGGACAGCCAGTACCAGCGAATCGTCGCCCTGGTGCGCGAGGCCGCCGAGTCCAAGGCCCCGGTGGTCCGGCTTGCCGACCGCTTTGCCGTCCCGTTCACTGTCTTCTCCCTCCTCCTTGCCGGCATTGCCTGGTGGGTAAGCGGGGAGCCGGTCCGGTTCGCCGAGGTGTTGGTGCTGGCCACTCCGTGTCCCCTGCTGATCGCCGCACCGGTGGCCTTCATGGGCGGTATGAGCCGGGCCGCCAAGGACGGCATCATCGTCAAGGGCGGGGCAACCCTGCAGCAGCTGGCCGGAGCCCGCAGCATTGCTTTCGACAAGACCGGCACGCTGACCTATGGGAAGCCCGAGCTGACAACTATTCAGCCCGCTTCCTCCTTCGCAGCCGACGACGTGCTGCGGCTGGCTGCCTCGGCCGAGCAATACTCGTCCCATGTGCTGGCCGCCGCCGTGCAAAGTGCCGCCCAGGAGCGCGGACTGCAGCTGAGCCCGGCCACCACCGCTTCAGAGGTTGCGACCAACGGCGTGCGTGCCGTTGTGGATGGCCACACGGTCCTGGTGGGCAAGCGCCGCTTCGTTGCCGCCGAGGCTCCCGACACCGGAGACGGCGGTGAAACGAAGGCCGGCGCCGGGCAGCTCAGGGTTTACGTGGCGGTGGACGGACGCTTCGCCGGCACCCTCCTCCTCAGTGACACGCCGCGGCGGAACGCAAAGACCACCCTGGAGCAGCTTGCCCGGCTCGGCCTGGAACCGCCCGTCATGCTCACCGGGGACGGCCGCGCCTCTGCTGAAAGCGCCGCGGCGGCTTTGGGGATCCAGCAGGTCCATGCGGAGCTCCTGCCCGAAGACAAGGTCCGGCTGGTGGCAGCGATGCCCTCGCGCCCGGTCATTATGGTGGGCGACGGCGTCAATGACGCACCTGTGCTCGCTGCGGCCGACGTCGGCATTGCCATGGGCGCACGCGGTTCCACTGCCGCCGGGGAATCGGCTGACGCAGTGATCGTGGCGGATGACATTTCCAAGGTGGCCGACGCCGTCGTCATTGGCCGGCGGACGATGCGAATTGCCCTGGGCAGTATCTGGCTGGGCATCTCGCTCAGCGTCGGGCTGATGCTGGCCGCTGCCTTCGGATTCATCCCCGCGGTGGCCGGAGCCCTGATCCAGGAGCTCGTGGACCTGGCTGCCATCCTCAACGCGCTGCGCGCCGTGGGCGGCGGATCCGCCACAGCCCGGCCGCTGGGCCGGATCGACGGCGCCGCGGAAGCCTCCCGGCGTGGTGCCGGAAACGGTTCGGAACTGAATTCCGCGTAA